A genomic window from Halobaculum sp. MBLA0147 includes:
- a CDS encoding SipW-dependent-type signal peptide-containing protein, with translation MAGLGAAGSGAGAGTYAVFRDAETSSGNTVRAGTLDLDIGSNDERALIGPDATSVEPEETGGRELLVSNEGSIPGELAFGIDDVRDLENGREKPELEAGDETGGDPGRGAGELSSVLELRIAVRRDSDEPPVAHFVGGADEFATVADVPVGEELGRVALPAGGDVVVETTYRLPTDASNRVRTDRVEVTATFELTQTVSD, from the coding sequence GTGGCCGGTCTCGGAGCGGCCGGGAGCGGTGCCGGTGCGGGGACGTACGCGGTGTTCCGCGACGCGGAGACGAGTTCCGGGAACACGGTGCGTGCGGGGACGCTGGATCTCGACATCGGGTCGAACGACGAGCGGGCACTGATCGGGCCGGACGCGACCAGTGTCGAGCCCGAGGAGACCGGAGGGCGTGAACTCCTCGTCTCCAACGAGGGGTCGATTCCGGGTGAACTCGCGTTCGGTATCGACGACGTTCGGGACCTCGAGAACGGCCGCGAGAAGCCCGAGCTGGAGGCCGGGGACGAGACGGGCGGTGACCCCGGTCGCGGTGCCGGGGAGTTGTCGTCGGTGTTGGAGTTGCGGATCGCCGTCCGCCGCGACTCCGACGAGCCGCCAGTCGCGCACTTCGTCGGCGGCGCAGACGAGTTCGCGACCGTCGCGGACGTGCCGGTCGGGGAAGAACTCGGGAGGGTCGCGCTCCCGGCCGGTGGCGACGTGGTCGTGGAGACGACGTACCGCCTGCCGACGGACGCGAGCAATCGCGTCCGGACGGATCGCGTTGAGGTGACCGCGACGTTCGAGTTGACGCAGACGGTGTCCGACTGA
- a CDS encoding WD40/YVTN/BNR-like repeat-containing protein, whose translation MTHVYLGTRDGLYRLTGAEVDDSEPVRVPGPSGPVGVDSHDGSLYCRGSDGVYRVETSGTSESSPTHVESIPVPTDEPTHLHVDGEGFVVGGRAPLAVHRSPDGERWETVELPDLDPARRWIDGSAVVVSEAGGRVSDTLRTDDGLAVAVERTGVFHLADGAWESRHQGLAEDVHDLHRTPDGEWVAATGHGLYRTTDDGVSWRRLDTGQLFQGYTYFHEFARLDGTLYTSGGRHMPGDWPGADAEALVFAIGDGRCPLRAAPTPDTTAYTWALSAEGGWLYAGTATADVDEPDRAEGVCYRRETGSSSWAELCRTPDPVVSVAVVTE comes from the coding sequence GTGACCCACGTGTACCTCGGGACGAGAGACGGCCTCTACCGGCTCACCGGAGCGGAGGTCGACGACTCCGAGCCAGTCCGTGTTCCCGGCCCGAGCGGACCCGTCGGTGTCGACAGCCACGACGGCAGCCTGTACTGTCGTGGGTCCGACGGTGTGTATCGGGTGGAGACTTCCGGAACGAGCGAGTCGTCACCGACCCACGTCGAGTCGATTCCGGTCCCGACGGACGAGCCGACACACCTCCACGTCGACGGCGAGGGGTTCGTCGTCGGAGGGCGAGCTCCACTCGCGGTCCACAGGTCGCCCGACGGCGAGCGGTGGGAGACGGTCGAACTGCCCGATTTGGACCCTGCGCGACGGTGGATCGACGGCTCGGCGGTCGTCGTCTCCGAGGCCGGTGGACGCGTCTCCGACACACTCCGGACGGACGACGGGCTCGCGGTCGCGGTCGAACGGACGGGTGTGTTTCATCTCGCAGACGGGGCGTGGGAGTCGCGACACCAGGGGCTCGCCGAGGACGTCCACGACCTCCACAGAACACCCGACGGCGAGTGGGTGGCGGCGACGGGTCACGGACTCTACCGGACGACAGACGACGGAGTGTCCTGGCGACGGCTCGACACCGGACAACTGTTCCAAGGGTACACCTACTTCCACGAGTTCGCTCGCCTCGACGGCACGCTGTACACGAGTGGGGGACGACACATGCCCGGTGACTGGCCGGGTGCCGACGCGGAGGCGCTCGTGTTCGCGATCGGCGACGGGCGGTGTCCACTCCGTGCCGCACCGACCCCAGACACGACGGCGTACACGTGGGCGCTGTCGGCCGAAGGAGGGTGGCTGTACGCCGGCACGGCGACGGCGGACGTGGACGAACCGGACCGCGCCGAGGGAGTGTGCTACCGCCGCGAGACCGGGTCGTCGTCGTGGGCCGAACTGTGTCGCACGCCCGACCCGGTGGTGTCCGTCGCGGTCGTCACGGAGTGA
- a CDS encoding WD40/YVTN/BNR-like repeat-containing protein has product MTGTDTERLDAVGSGDSLDAGRGVVRPDTASEVVLLAGTRDGLYRVEFDGATACVLDTDTVHQVCRTEEAVYAATADGLYRSRDGETWQSTGLGDRTVVSVTHDPSSGRLYAGVRPAQVAVGSERAATPGDWRANVAFARLAAASDWSTPGPFEPQVRTVAVHPGDPDRIVVGVESEGAFGTTDGGESWQSFGVGLHDDVHHLRYADDGARLVAATGGGLYQTRATRGGAAGSADTAWTSGAHGDEPEPTEQARWVRLDTDTDRFRFGYHREVAVHDGELVTAALNDGLVTYEDDVAAVVARYDGHRRQILHEVGAAFPLSWASLAGRLFGGTRDGGLLRVDVGGVERCPVSLPSRVKSLAVAPETEVDA; this is encoded by the coding sequence ATGACCGGAACAGATACCGAGCGACTCGACGCGGTCGGAAGTGGCGACAGTCTAGACGCAGGACGTGGCGTGGTACGCCCCGACACTGCGAGCGAGGTCGTCCTCCTCGCGGGCACCAGAGACGGGCTCTACCGAGTCGAGTTCGACGGAGCGACGGCGTGTGTCCTCGACACCGACACCGTCCACCAGGTGTGCCGGACCGAGGAGGCGGTGTACGCGGCGACAGCCGACGGCCTCTATCGGTCCCGCGACGGGGAGACGTGGCAGTCCACCGGACTCGGAGACCGGACCGTCGTCTCGGTGACACACGATCCGTCGTCGGGGCGACTCTACGCGGGGGTCCGTCCCGCGCAGGTGGCGGTCGGGAGCGAGCGAGCGGCGACACCGGGTGACTGGCGAGCGAACGTCGCGTTCGCTCGGCTCGCGGCGGCGAGCGACTGGTCGACACCGGGGCCGTTCGAGCCGCAGGTGCGGACCGTCGCAGTCCACCCGGGCGATCCAGACCGGATCGTCGTCGGCGTCGAGTCCGAGGGTGCGTTCGGGACGACGGACGGGGGTGAGTCGTGGCAGTCGTTCGGTGTCGGTCTCCACGACGACGTTCACCACCTCCGGTACGCCGACGACGGCGCTCGGCTCGTCGCGGCCACCGGCGGCGGACTGTACCAGACGCGTGCCACTCGAGGCGGAGCGGCCGGCTCCGCGGACACCGCTTGGACCTCGGGCGCACACGGTGACGAGCCGGAGCCGACGGAGCAGGCCCGCTGGGTGCGGCTGGACACCGACACGGATCGGTTCCGGTTCGGCTACCACCGAGAGGTGGCCGTTCACGACGGGGAGCTGGTGACCGCCGCGCTGAACGACGGACTGGTGACGTACGAGGACGACGTCGCGGCCGTGGTCGCCCGCTACGACGGTCACCGGCGACAGATCCTCCACGAGGTGGGTGCGGCGTTCCCGCTGTCGTGGGCGAGTCTCGCAGGTCGTCTCTTCGGGGGTACGAGAGACGGTGGTCTCCTCCGTGTCGACGTCGGCGGTGTCGAGCGGTGCCCCGTCTCGCTCCCGAGCCGGGTGAAGAGTCTCGCGGTGGCACCGGAGACGGAGGTGGACGCGTGA
- a CDS encoding nucleotidyltransferase domain-containing protein — MDESVRECLTADGELRRSLDTLIRYGSYERGDFRPGHGDLDFFAVFDTDPPADVLERLEEVLRESTSEIDHRGIDLAWEHETNLGQPDAGVRFKFLYVYQFDFRRHHTVVLGDFPTIPRREFREALPGRLDRIDQLVTDAGDEGLRILAGEVARLRALCAGADSLRKQDVAETLTDTEHSKARRVYEAYLEDEVAPYTTEELRRFVSRETEALRSDVNG; from the coding sequence ATGGACGAATCGGTTCGCGAGTGTCTCACAGCAGACGGTGAACTCCGTCGATCGCTGGACACACTGATCCGGTACGGTTCTTACGAGCGCGGTGACTTCCGTCCCGGGCACGGCGACCTCGACTTCTTCGCCGTATTCGACACCGACCCCCCGGCTGACGTCCTCGAGCGACTCGAAGAGGTACTCCGCGAGTCCACGTCCGAGATAGATCACCGAGGGATCGACCTCGCGTGGGAGCACGAGACGAACCTCGGACAGCCAGATGCTGGCGTCCGGTTCAAGTTCCTCTACGTCTATCAGTTCGACTTCCGCCGTCATCACACTGTCGTGCTCGGTGACTTCCCGACGATCCCTCGCCGGGAGTTCCGTGAAGCCCTCCCGGGACGACTCGATCGGATCGACCAACTCGTCACGGATGCCGGTGACGAAGGCCTTCGAATTCTCGCCGGTGAGGTGGCGCGTCTCCGTGCACTCTGTGCCGGTGCCGACTCACTACGAAAGCAGGACGTCGCCGAGACACTCACCGACACCGAACACTCGAAAGCACGACGAGTGTACGAAGCGTACCTCGAAGACGAGGTAGCGCCTTACACGACCGAGGAACTCCGCAGGTTCGTCTCTCGCGAGACCGAAGCACTCCGGAGTGACGTGAACGGGTGA
- a CDS encoding DUF5821 family protein, which yields MSDHTTAETRADLLATLFADTDGDTLLVDPPASLLAALGRLETDALPERLDVLAREEPLKTVRNDFLVASDLADHVEADRLTLRVLTGTRESTLLVTGEALFAVLDSEQLRPVAIPADDDTVVADVFTTYRDRFDEAESFGLRTPGRTRAMEQLGVDVSEAVREDFETVLATLDEVSDDTIDAVSLALLVAARNEAQLYDISKWGEDTGVASKATFSRTKTDIEDLGLITTEKVPIDVGRPRLRLLLADDDLASASLDEFATVAREKTRSD from the coding sequence ATGTCAGACCACACGACTGCGGAGACGCGAGCGGACCTGCTCGCGACGCTGTTCGCCGACACGGACGGCGACACACTGCTCGTCGATCCGCCGGCTTCACTGTTGGCGGCGCTCGGGCGGCTGGAGACAGACGCCCTCCCGGAGCGGCTGGACGTGCTCGCGCGCGAGGAGCCGCTGAAGACTGTCCGGAACGACTTCCTCGTCGCCTCGGACCTCGCAGACCACGTGGAGGCCGACCGCCTCACGCTGCGTGTTCTCACGGGGACCCGAGAGTCGACACTCCTGGTGACGGGGGAGGCACTGTTCGCCGTACTCGACAGCGAGCAGCTCCGACCAGTCGCCATCCCCGCGGACGACGACACCGTCGTCGCGGACGTGTTCACCACGTACCGAGACCGGTTCGACGAGGCCGAGTCGTTCGGGCTCCGGACGCCGGGTCGGACGCGTGCGATGGAGCAACTCGGTGTCGACGTGAGCGAGGCCGTCCGCGAGGACTTCGAGACCGTGCTCGCCACGCTGGACGAGGTGAGCGACGACACGATCGACGCTGTGTCACTCGCACTGCTGGTGGCCGCTCGCAACGAGGCCCAACTCTACGACATCTCGAAGTGGGGCGAGGACACCGGCGTCGCGTCGAAGGCGACCTTCTCCCGGACGAAGACGGACATCGAGGATCTCGGGCTGATCACCACGGAGAAAGTGCCGATCGACGTGGGTCGCCCACGACTGCGGCTCCTCCTGGCCGACGACGACCTCGCGAGTGCGTCACTCGACGAGTTCGCGACCGTCGCACGAGAGAAGACTCGGTCGGACTGA
- a CDS encoding MMPL family transporter: MRELRPPVESTTADPAFETTAVGCGRVDELKANQTASTSTGAALPGSTLTSTDASSALLLHPHPQLQSFGTLVVLALALSFVVALFVLPSLLALWARYAPVVSTRRRDRPPWLRVTTERPARRVVLVSVQRSAVCRFTRVNLLVGQVRPLWIHPCSHWPPGAVCRCTPSRSWVSNWDRRRSLGSAY, from the coding sequence GTGAGAGAACTCCGCCCGCCCGTCGAGTCGACCACTGCCGATCCGGCCTTCGAGACCACCGCCGTCGGCTGTGGGAGGGTCGACGAGCTCAAGGCGAACCAGACCGCGTCGACCAGCACTGGAGCCGCGCTGCCCGGTAGTACGCTCACCTCGACCGACGCGTCCTCGGCGCTGCTGTTGCACCCGCACCCGCAACTCCAGAGCTTCGGGACGCTGGTCGTGCTCGCGTTGGCGCTGTCGTTCGTCGTCGCGCTGTTCGTCCTCCCGAGTCTCCTCGCACTCTGGGCGCGGTACGCCCCGGTGGTGTCGACGCGGCGACGGGATCGACCACCGTGGCTCCGAGTGACGACTGAGCGACCCGCTCGACGGGTCGTTCTGGTCTCGGTACAGCGGTCCGCAGTGTGCCGATTCACAAGGGTTAATCTGCTCGTCGGGCAAGTCCGACCGCTATGGATCCACCCGTGTTCGCACTGGCCTCCGGGGGCGGTGTGCCGCTGTACACCGTCCCGGTCCTGGGTATCGAACTGGGACAGACGGCGTTCACTGGGATCGGCGTACTGA
- a CDS encoding hemolysin family protein, whose amino-acid sequence MDPPVFALASGGGVPLYTVPVLGIELGQTAFTGIGVLMILFLIMGSGFFSSSEIALFSLPAHQVDAMVEQGKRGARVVQSLKEDPHRLLVTILVGNNLVNITMSSISTTIVGFYFDAGTAVLVSSFGITSLVLLFGESAPKSYAVENTDSWARTVAPGLKIVGKILFPLITLFYYLTKTVNKITGGNSAIESSYVSREEIRNMIETGQREDILDEDEHQMLQRTLEFNETTAKEVMTPRLDMTAVPEDATVESAIRTAIESGHARLPVYDDSLDNVTGVFDVRELREADYDTFDELTVSDVIEQTLHVPESKNVDDLLSEMREKRVHMVVVIDEFGATEGLITMEDVTEEIVGEILVGDEDHPIEFVDDDTVLVQGDVRIEAVNEALDVDLPEGAEFETIAGSMFNRAGRLVEQGEEFEYENVTVRAEQVSDTRIQEVRVSVDREVPDAVEDVATSDAESD is encoded by the coding sequence ATGGATCCACCCGTGTTCGCACTGGCCTCCGGGGGCGGTGTGCCGCTGTACACCGTCCCGGTCCTGGGTATCGAACTGGGACAGACGGCGTTCACTGGGATCGGCGTACTGATGATCCTGTTCCTCATCATGGGATCGGGATTCTTCTCGTCGTCGGAGATCGCGCTGTTCTCGTTGCCGGCCCACCAGGTCGACGCGATGGTCGAGCAGGGGAAACGCGGCGCACGGGTGGTGCAGTCGCTCAAAGAGGACCCCCACCGACTACTCGTGACGATCCTGGTCGGGAACAACCTCGTCAACATCACGATGTCGTCGATCTCGACGACGATCGTCGGGTTCTACTTCGACGCGGGGACCGCGGTACTCGTCTCCTCGTTCGGGATCACGTCGCTCGTCTTGCTGTTCGGGGAGAGTGCGCCGAAGAGCTACGCCGTCGAGAACACCGACTCGTGGGCCCGCACCGTCGCGCCGGGACTGAAGATCGTCGGGAAGATACTGTTCCCGCTGATCACGCTGTTCTACTACCTCACGAAGACCGTCAACAAGATCACGGGCGGCAACTCGGCGATCGAGTCGTCGTACGTCTCTCGTGAGGAGATCCGGAACATGATCGAGACGGGGCAACGCGAGGACATCCTCGACGAGGACGAACACCAGATGCTCCAGCGGACGCTGGAGTTCAACGAGACGACCGCCAAGGAGGTGATGACGCCCCGACTCGACATGACCGCGGTCCCCGAGGACGCGACGGTCGAGTCGGCGATCCGGACCGCTATCGAGTCCGGCCACGCCCGCCTGCCGGTGTACGACGACTCGCTGGACAACGTGACCGGCGTCTTCGACGTGCGCGAACTCCGCGAGGCCGACTACGACACGTTCGACGAGTTGACCGTGTCGGACGTGATCGAGCAGACGCTGCACGTCCCCGAGTCGAAGAACGTCGACGACCTGCTCTCGGAGATGCGCGAGAAGCGGGTCCACATGGTCGTCGTGATCGACGAGTTCGGCGCCACGGAGGGGTTGATCACGATGGAGGACGTGACCGAGGAGATCGTCGGCGAGATCCTCGTCGGCGACGAGGACCACCCGATCGAGTTCGTCGACGACGACACCGTCTTGGTCCAGGGTGACGTGCGGATCGAGGCGGTCAACGAGGCACTCGACGTGGACCTCCCCGAGGGCGCGGAGTTCGAGACCATCGCCGGGTCGATGTTCAACCGCGCCGGCCGGCTCGTCGAACAGGGTGAGGAGTTCGAGTACGAGAACGTCACCGTCCGCGCCGAGCAGGTGTCGGACACCCGCATCCAGGAGGTCCGCGTGAGTGTGGACCGCGAGGTGCCCGACGCCGTCGAAGACGTGGCGACGAGCGACGCAGAGTCCGACTGA
- a CDS encoding universal stress protein, whose translation MYDDVLVPYDGSDGAAEVLHHASQLALWADAEIHVLYVADTTRDSVTVVEGQTVDALVQEGEDTIEEAERTLDSLGVAYDTDVVQGNPAPTIVDYAEEFDQDLIVMPTHGREGLSRYLIGSVSEKVVRLSSVPVLSVRMQQDESLEFPYERILVPTDGSEAATRAATHLVQFAAASDATLHVLSVVDDDGLGVDLRATESGEESEAAAREAVDAVADEAAAHDVEVVEHVEHGSPVEEILDGVEANDVHAVGMGTTGRRGTDRILLGSVAEKTVRSAPVPVLTVANPAE comes from the coding sequence ATGTACGACGACGTACTCGTCCCGTACGACGGGAGCGACGGTGCCGCAGAGGTGCTCCACCACGCGAGCCAACTCGCACTCTGGGCAGACGCGGAGATACACGTCCTCTACGTCGCCGACACGACCCGAGACAGCGTCACGGTCGTCGAGGGGCAGACGGTCGACGCCCTCGTCCAGGAGGGCGAGGACACGATCGAGGAGGCGGAACGCACGCTGGACTCGCTGGGTGTCGCTTACGACACCGACGTGGTCCAGGGGAACCCCGCACCGACCATCGTCGACTACGCCGAAGAGTTCGATCAAGATCTGATCGTGATGCCGACACACGGTCGTGAGGGGCTCTCGCGGTACCTGATCGGCAGCGTCTCCGAGAAGGTCGTCCGGCTGTCGTCGGTCCCCGTTCTCTCGGTCAGGATGCAGCAGGACGAGTCACTGGAGTTCCCGTACGAGCGGATTCTCGTCCCGACCGACGGGAGCGAGGCGGCGACACGCGCCGCGACCCACCTCGTCCAGTTCGCCGCCGCGTCGGACGCCACGCTCCACGTGCTCTCGGTCGTCGACGACGACGGCCTCGGCGTGGACCTCCGGGCGACGGAGTCCGGCGAGGAGAGCGAGGCCGCCGCACGAGAGGCCGTCGACGCGGTCGCCGACGAGGCGGCCGCACACGACGTGGAGGTGGTCGAGCACGTCGAACACGGGAGTCCGGTCGAGGAGATTCTCGACGGTGTCGAGGCGAACGACGTGCACGCCGTCGGGATGGGGACGACGGGGCGTCGCGGGACGGACCGCATCCTCCTCGGGAGCGTCGCCGAGAAGACCGTCCGCTCCGCGCCGGTGCCAGTACTGACGGTGGCGAACCCGGCGGAGTGA
- a CDS encoding copper resistance protein CopD, which produces MELTGADWVWLVSYVSHVLSGALWTGNVCYVAAFVVPTAQRGGLSRAAFEHTVDGVLQITRLTGVVLPITGGYQLWRLYAVETLLSTPRGWLVLVMGIAWGLTNGLVELGVLAVSREIGEVSLATYFLERFEMESDGSNPAALADTLRPYALAAAVCSVVLLVDAGLLAAGVV; this is translated from the coding sequence ATGGAACTCACGGGTGCCGACTGGGTGTGGCTCGTCTCGTACGTCTCGCACGTCCTCTCTGGGGCGCTGTGGACCGGGAACGTCTGTTACGTCGCCGCGTTCGTCGTGCCGACGGCGCAACGCGGCGGGCTGAGTCGTGCCGCCTTCGAGCACACCGTCGACGGCGTCCTCCAGATCACCCGACTGACGGGCGTCGTCCTCCCGATCACCGGCGGCTACCAGCTCTGGCGGCTCTACGCCGTCGAGACGCTCCTGTCGACACCCCGCGGGTGGCTCGTACTCGTCATGGGCATCGCGTGGGGACTCACGAACGGGCTCGTCGAACTGGGTGTGCTCGCCGTCAGCCGGGAGATTGGCGAGGTGTCGCTCGCGACGTACTTCCTCGAGCGATTCGAGATGGAATCGGACGGCTCGAATCCAGCGGCGTTGGCGGATACTCTCCGACCGTACGCCCTCGCCGCGGCCGTCTGTTCTGTCGTCTTGCTCGTCGACGCGGGGCTGTTGGCCGCCGGAGTCGTCTGA
- a CDS encoding PAS domain S-box protein: MDPSIRILHVDDEPSFGEFVADYLERLDDEFEVLTETSPEEGIQKLRNETAVDCVVSDYDMPATTGLDFLEAVRDDYPDLPFVLYTGKGSEEIAGEAISKGATDYLQKGKGTEQYEILANRVRNAVEQYQSTKEAEETRRRLQNLAESTPHCVWVFDSEWEELLFISGYEEVWDRPTAAIKEDPRDFLQGVHPDDREFVREAMEQMSNGEPVDIEYRIVRGDGETGWVWVQGEPVFDDGGSVKSVVGFTRDVTERKHREHLLERYEQIVENLPAAVFRTTHDGRFVSMNDETVAVFDADSRDELEDRKVTELYVDTADREQLLRRVRSEGSVSGYQVEMQTLSGDEMWVEVTMRATVEDGEEYLDGVLRDVTDRRERRERLERAETVIQNAQDALFLVDVDDEYEIERANPAFQERVGLSADELIGRTPEEVFEGERATRTEQKYEQCVYERETLEYEEESHVDGETTYWSTQITPITVDDTVETIVGATRDITDRKRRERRFEEQSERFDELATAVSHDLQTPLQAARGRAELALETEDMEHVERALDAIDRTDTLRESLVEVLRTQEVVRDTEPVDIEQIGREVQTSVQLPEEHSVRIQDAPDVEADPDALRRLFQNILSNTVEHGPPDTTVWIGGLDGGFFIEDDGPGIPEAERDKVFMPGYTTKGEGSGVGLASVRQIVSAHEWTIRVVDGRRGGARFEITDVERGE, from the coding sequence ATGGATCCGTCAATCAGGATCCTCCACGTCGACGACGAGCCCAGCTTCGGCGAGTTCGTGGCAGACTATCTCGAACGGCTAGACGACGAGTTCGAAGTCCTCACCGAGACGAGTCCGGAAGAGGGTATACAGAAGCTGCGGAACGAGACCGCGGTCGACTGTGTCGTGAGCGATTACGATATGCCGGCCACGACCGGCCTCGACTTCCTGGAAGCGGTTCGTGACGACTACCCCGACCTCCCGTTCGTCCTCTACACTGGCAAAGGGAGCGAAGAGATAGCCGGCGAGGCGATCTCCAAAGGGGCGACAGACTACCTACAGAAAGGGAAGGGGACCGAGCAGTACGAGATTCTCGCGAACCGCGTGCGGAACGCAGTCGAACAGTACCAGTCCACGAAGGAGGCCGAGGAGACACGACGACGGCTTCAGAACCTCGCCGAGAGTACACCGCACTGTGTCTGGGTCTTCGACAGCGAGTGGGAGGAGTTGTTGTTCATCTCCGGATACGAGGAGGTTTGGGACAGGCCGACGGCGGCGATCAAAGAGGATCCACGTGATTTCTTGCAGGGAGTCCACCCCGACGATCGCGAGTTCGTCAGAGAAGCGATGGAACAGATGTCGAACGGAGAGCCGGTCGACATCGAGTATCGGATCGTCCGTGGTGACGGAGAGACGGGGTGGGTGTGGGTGCAGGGCGAACCCGTCTTCGACGACGGCGGATCGGTCAAGAGTGTCGTCGGGTTCACCCGCGACGTCACCGAGCGAAAGCACCGCGAACACCTGCTCGAACGGTACGAGCAGATCGTAGAGAATCTCCCGGCCGCCGTGTTCCGGACGACACACGACGGGCGGTTCGTCAGTATGAACGACGAGACGGTGGCCGTGTTCGATGCGGACTCCAGAGACGAACTGGAAGACAGGAAGGTGACGGAGCTGTACGTCGACACGGCAGATCGAGAGCAACTACTCCGACGGGTGCGATCCGAGGGATCGGTGAGCGGGTATCAGGTGGAGATGCAGACGCTGTCGGGAGACGAGATGTGGGTCGAGGTGACGATGCGAGCGACGGTAGAAGACGGTGAGGAGTACCTCGACGGTGTCTTACGCGACGTGACCGACCGGAGAGAACGGAGAGAGCGTCTCGAGCGAGCCGAAACCGTGATTCAGAACGCACAGGACGCTCTGTTCCTCGTCGACGTCGACGACGAGTACGAGATCGAACGTGCCAATCCAGCGTTCCAAGAGCGGGTCGGTCTCTCGGCCGACGAACTGATCGGTCGGACACCAGAGGAAGTGTTCGAAGGCGAGCGAGCGACTCGGACGGAACAGAAGTACGAGCAGTGCGTCTACGAACGTGAGACACTCGAGTACGAGGAAGAGTCCCACGTCGACGGCGAGACGACGTACTGGTCGACTCAGATCACGCCGATCACCGTCGACGACACCGTCGAGACGATCGTCGGTGCGACACGTGACATCACCGATCGGAAGCGACGCGAGCGACGGTTCGAAGAACAGAGCGAGCGGTTCGACGAACTCGCTACGGCCGTCTCCCACGATCTCCAGACGCCACTCCAGGCGGCGCGTGGGCGAGCAGAACTCGCTCTCGAGACTGAGGATATGGAACACGTGGAACGAGCACTCGACGCGATCGACCGGACGGACACTCTCAGGGAGAGCCTCGTCGAGGTACTCCGCACACAGGAGGTCGTCCGAGACACCGAACCGGTCGACATCGAGCAGATCGGTCGGGAGGTCCAGACGTCGGTCCAACTGCCAGAGGAACACTCGGTTCGCATCCAAGATGCACCAGACGTCGAAGCAGATCCAGACGCCCTTCGCCGACTGTTCCAGAACATTCTCTCGAACACTGTCGAGCACGGCCCTCCAGACACCACAGTGTGGATCGGAGGTCTCGACGGAGGGTTCTTCATCGAAGACGACGGTCCAGGAATCCCAGAAGCAGAACGCGACAAAGTGTTCATGCCAGGATACACGACGAAGGGAGAAGGGAGCGGGGTCGGACTCGCGAGTGTCCGCCAGATCGTCTCCGCTCACGAGTGGACGATACGTGTAGTAGACGGGCGACGAGGCGGTGCACGGTTCGAGATAACCGACGTCGAGCGGGGTGAGTAG